The following are encoded in a window of Megachile rotundata isolate GNS110a chromosome 2, iyMegRotu1, whole genome shotgun sequence genomic DNA:
- the LOC105663621 gene encoding uncharacterized protein LOC105663621 has product MLTLEEPEYKTFSKDTVEDEEINEEKHEVQNYEKDKYPIVNGEILRMALLSAEDDSTESEEDDVSSELLSIDSDITNESTVSDWDDIKTNSSPSYITSVPNNKEFIILTQLETDNALITKKLSNEHSLASKNSKSKNRSKRHNKVLSRKLVPKHEPIIEIKEENSIISTDIDERVPTMEELDYEESSMDQQSIESKDNIDWLQGFRPLPLYYTESGKPYLKCPACGAMFFTPNSFQKHLYSHVYKEEDGFACSYCNYTNSEPGMLFAHLSKHQDQCEFCNENLMRKNNFENHWDIKKSNFSVKRDRRGKYVCTLCKLVFDLLPQLEKHWLKHACQRERTYQCKECSGLYDSRETLNNHKCMKCAVCGKIYDSLHRLKAHTVWTKHNLKCPICSYEFILAVDHEKHLALHRQTYHSMKDYEHCLQSENGKTFQCNLCDKLFFALPSLVLHIREDHNIKNVRNTESEENEYEDQKKETLGEVLLRVLKNETANYISKNSNMTLANDKLKL; this is encoded by the coding sequence ATGTTAACATTGGAAGAGCCAGAATACAAAACTTTTTCAAAAGACACGGTGGAAGATGAGGAAATCAACGAAGAGAAACACGAAGTACAAAATTATGAGAAAGATAAATATCCTATTGTAAATGGTGAAATATTAAGAATGGCATTACTTTCTGCAGAGGATGACAGTACCGAGTCAGAAGAGGATGATGTATCCTCTGAACTCCTGTCAATCGATTCAGACATAACTAATGAATCAACTGTTAGCGACTGGGACGACATAAAAACTAATTCATCTCCATCGTACATTACTTCTGTACctaataataaagaatttataatcctAACGCAACTGGAAACAGATAATGCTTTAATAACAAAAAAGTTATCCAATGAACATTCCTTGGCCAGTAAGAattcaaaatcaaaaaatcGTTCCAAGCGACATAATAAAGTACTATCAAGGAAACTTGTACCTAAACACGAACCAATAATCGAAATTAAAGAAGAAAACTCTATCATTTCTACAGATATCGATGAACGTGTACCAACTATGGAAGAGTTAGATTACGAAGAATCCTCTATGGATCAACAAAGTATCGAATCCAAAGATAACATTGATTGGCTACAAGGTTTTAGGCCTTTACCATTATATTATACAGAAAGTGGTAAACCTTACTTAAAATGTCCAGCATGCGGTGCAATGTTTTTTACTCCAAATTCATTCCAAAAGCATTTATATTCGCATGTGTACAAAGAGGAGGATGGTTTTGCTTGCTCCTATTGTAATTACACAAACAGCGAACCCGGAATGTTATTCGCGCACTTGTCCAAACATCAAGATCAATGCGAATTttgtaatgaaaatttaatgcgcaaaaataattttgaaaatcattGGGACATAAAGAAGtcaaatttttctgtgaaaagaGATCGTAGAGGGAAGTATGTATGTACTCTCTGTAAATTAGTATTTGATCTGTTACCGCAACTGGAGAAGCATTGGTTGAAACACGCTTGTCAAAGGGAAAGAACTTATCAATGTAAAGAATGTAGTGGACTATATGACAGCAGGGAAACGTTAAATAATcataaatgtatgaaatgtgCCGTTTGCGGTAAAATTTACGATAGTTTGCATCGATTAAAAGCGCACACAGTATGGACAAAGCACAACTTGAAATGTCCAATTTGTTCGTACGAATTTATCCTTGCTGTAGATCATGAAAAACATTTAGCATTACATAGACAAACGTACCATTCTATGAAAGATTACGAACACTGTTTACAATCGGAAAATGGGAAGACGTTTCAGTGCAATCTTTGCGACAAATTATTTTTTGCCTTACCTTCTCTGGTTCTACATATTCGAGAAGAtcataacataaaaaatgtgAGAAACACAGAATCGGAAGAAAATGAATATGAGGATCAAAAGAAGGAAACTCTTGGCGAAGTATTATTGCgcgttttaaaaaatgaaactgcAAATTACATTAGCAAAAACAGTAATATGACGTTAGCTAATGACAAACTCAAGTTGTAG